From a single Cydia amplana chromosome 10, ilCydAmpl1.1, whole genome shotgun sequence genomic region:
- the LOC134651719 gene encoding circadian clock-controlled protein daywake-like, with product MLRYFCFLAVILGVRSASAPFLTPCKKGDSACIIASAQAVVPFIAAGIPELNVPSLDPMLLKVVKSEEAGLRLTLKNTTVTGMKDCTIENTRLEADKLDVVVRCSVVLRGWYKLRGSILVLPIRGEGRNTIKIRDIVITANTRLATVKGADGQEHWHISKWDHSFDVRTKTSFDFENLFDGNKALSDPVDAIVNTNWKLVMTEIAPPIVRAITERVVAAVEAFFGAVPANELQIQ from the exons ATGTTGAGGTATTTTTGCTTTTTGGCGGTGATTTTGGGGGTGAGATCGGCTTCCG CCCCGTTCCTCACACCCTGCAAGAAAGGCGACAGTGCCTGCATCATCGCGTCAGCTCAAGCCGTGGTGCCCTTTATCGCTGCCGGCATCCCGGAGCTGAACGTGCCCTCCCTGGACCCCATGCTGCTGAAGGTGGTCAAGTCAGAAGAGGCGGGGTTGAGGCTCACGCTGAAGAATACTACGGTTACTGGGATGAAGGATTGCACGATTGAAAATACTAG GCTGGAGGCAGACAAGCTGGACGTGGTGGTGCGGTGTTCCGTGGTGCTGCGAGGCTGGTACAAGCTGCGAGGATCGATCCTCGTGCTGCCCATCCGTGGGGAAGGCCGGAACACCATCAAAATCC GTGACATAGTGATCACAGCCAATACCAGACTGGCCACAGTGAAGGGAGCCGACGGCCAGGAGCACTGgcacatcagcaagtgggatcatTCCTTCGATGTTCGCACTAAGACCTCCTTCGACTTTGAGAACCTTTTCGATGGAAACAAAGCATTGT CGGACCCAGTCGACGCGATAGTGAACACCAACTGGAAGCTTGTGATGACGGAAATAGCGCCCCCTATCGTCCGCGCCATCACCGAGCGCGTCGTCGCTGCGGTCGAAGCGTTCTTCGGGGCCGTGCCCGCCAATGAGCTACAGATACAATAA